A genomic window from Populus nigra chromosome 7, ddPopNigr1.1, whole genome shotgun sequence includes:
- the LOC133698936 gene encoding protein trichome birefringence-like 19, whose amino-acid sequence MIHVPEFHLGKNFLDNGMTKLLITLVLIILAPMIPLYILNISSPIWLPYKSSESRKCDIFRGTWISYQNMPYYNNATCREIFDQQNCMKFGRPDTDFMKWKWKPDKCELPRFDAEQFLELVRGKSMAFVGDSLGRNQMQSLQCLLARVVYPEDIISYTEDKRFKRWFYVNYNFTLASSWAPHLVRTIDTDPNGPTNNRILNLYLDEADDAWAAQIETYDYVIISAGRWFYGPQVFYENGKVVGCHRCLKNTIKNLTMFYGYRKAFRTSFKTLLSLASFSGVTFLRTLSPAHFENGEWNKGGNCVRTQPVSNGEMKLEGGDLELYLTQVKEFRRAKREGKRRGLDFRLLDISAAMVVRPDGHPNHYGHWPHENVTIADCVHWCLPGPIDTWNELLLQMLKRERH is encoded by the exons ATGATTCATGTACCTGAATTTCACCTTGGCAAAAACTTTTTAGACAATGGCATGACCAAACTTCTCATAACCCTTGTTCTAATAATTCTTGCCCCCATGATTCCTCTCTACATCCTGAATATCTCATCACCAATATGGCTGCCTTATAAGAGCTCTGAGAGCAGAAAATGTGACATATTTCGTGGGACATGGATTTCGTATCAGAATATGCCATACTATAATAATGCAACCTGTCGAGAAATCTTTGATCAACAAAACTGCATGAAGTTTGGCAGACCAGATACTGATTTCATGAAATGGAAGTGGAAACCAGACAAGTGTGAGCTGCCTCGCTTCGATGCGGAGCAGTTTTTGGAGCTTGTAAGAGGGAAGTCAATGGCATTTGTTGGAGACTCCTTAGGAAGAAACCAAATGCAGTCACTGCAGTGTCTCTTAGCCAGA GTGGTCTATCCTGAAGACATTATTTCTTACACAGAAGATAAAAGATTCAAGAGGTGGTTCTATGTTAACTACAACTTCACACTAGCATCCTCTTGGGCACCCCACTTGGTTCGAACCATTGACACAGACCCTAATGGCCCGACCAATAACCGCATTTTGAATCTTTACTTGGATGAGGCCGACGATGCCTGGGCAGCTCAAATTGAGACGTATGACTACGTGATCATCTCGGCTGGAAGATGGTTCTATGGACCACAAGTATTTTATGAAAATGGCAAGGTTGTTGGATGCCATCGATGTCTTAAGAACACCATCAAGAACCTCACAATGTTCTATGGATACAGGAAGGCTTTTAGAACTTCTTTCAAGACCCTGCTCAGCCTTGCAAGTTTCAGTGGGGTAACATTTTTGAGGACCTTGTCACCGGCACATTTTGAGAACGGTGAATGGAATAAAGGAGGCAATTGTGTCAGGACGCAGCCTGTTTCTAATGGAGAAATGAAATTGGAAGGGGGTGATTTGGAGCTATACTTGACTCAAGTAAAGGAGTTCAGAAGAGcaaaaagggaaggaaaaagGAGGGGTTTAGATTTCAGGTTGCTAGACATAAGTGCAGCAATGGTTGTGAGGCCAGATGGACACCCAAACCATTATGGACACTGGCCGCATGAGAATGTGACTATTGCCGATTGTGTTCATTGGTGCTTACCAGGCCCAATTGATACTTGGAACGAGCTCTTGCTTCAGATGCTGAAGCGGGAAAGGCACTGA
- the LOC133698793 gene encoding protein trichome birefringence-like 19, with protein MHEMRSNLFHFTMNFNDNEFSRGKNSQHGTSKKLLLLAFSLVFLTIIPLYLFSTSHSPLSSPKIDVSDLRNIGMVKECDIFSGKWIPYPKGPYYTDATCSLIIDQHNCVKSGRPDTEFMKWRWRPDECELPFFNAKLFLELVRGKKMAFVGDSVGRNQMQSMLCLLASVTHPEDISHRYAVDTAYFKRWFYADYRFTLATLWSPFLVKSRDADPSGHSLNSLMSLYLDQADEAWASEIENFDYVIISAGQWFFRPLIYYMNGQVVGCHNCYMDNITAITKYFGYRMAFRTAFKTLQSLKNYKGITFLRTFSPSHFENGAWNEGGNCIRTMPFTTEEKKLDGYELELYLTQVEELRKAQKKGRKRGLKFELLATTEAMLLRPDGHPNHYGRSPHSNVTVADCVHWCLPGPIDTWNEFLLYMMRREARGSFNEKLQNNISRKI; from the exons ATGCACGAAATGCGAAGTAACTTGTTTCACTTCACCATGAATTTTAATGACAATGAGTTTTCCAGAGGAAAGAACTCTCAGCACGGCACCTCCAAAAAGTTGCTCCTGCTAGCCTTCAGTCTAGTTTTCCTCACTATAATCCCTCTCTACCTGTTTTCAACTTCACATTCTCCACTTTCATCTCCTAAGATTGATGTCAGTGATTTGAGAAACATAGGAATGGTGAAGGAATGTGACATCTTTAGTGGAAAATGGATTCCTTATCCTAAAGGGCCTTACTACACTGATGCAACTTGTAGCCTAATCATCGACCAGCACAATTGCGTAAAGTCTGGGAGACCTGATACAGAGTTCATGAAATGGAGGTGGAGACCAGACGAATGTGAGCTACCGTTCTTTAATGCAAAGCTGTTCTTGGAACTTGTTAGAGGGAAGAAGATGGCCTTCGTCGGAGACTCCGTAGGTAGGAACCAAATGCAATCAATGCTGTGTCTCTTAGCCAGT GTGACCCATCCCGAGGATATTTCTCATAGATATGCAGTAGACACGGCATATTTCAAACGCTGGTTCTACGCTGATTACAGGTTTACCCTGGCGACTCTTTGGTCTCCATTCCTGGTTAAGTCCCGTGATGCAGACCCCAGTGGTCATTCCCTCAACAGCCTGATGAGCCTTTACTTAGACCAAGCTGATGAGGCATGGGCAAGCGAGATTGAAAATTTCGACTATGTGATCATCTCAGCTGGACAATGGTTCTTCCGTCCTCTGATATACTACATGAATGGTCAGGTTGTGGGTTGTCATAACTGCTACATGGACAACATTACTGCTATTACAAAGTACTTCGGCTACAGAATGGCATTTCGAACTGCCTTTAAGACCCTTCAAAGCCTAAAGAACTACAAGGGCATTACATTCTTAAGGACGTTTTCTCCTTCACACTTCGAAAATGGAGCATGGAATGAAGGAGGGAATTGTATCAGGACAATGCCCTTTACAACCGAGGAAAAGAAGCTTGATGGTTATGAGTTGGAACTCTACCTGACACAAGTTGAAGAACTAAGGAAAGCACAGAAAAAAGGGAGGAAGAGGGGCTTGAAATTTGAGCTACTAGCTACAACAGAAGCAATGCTGCTGAGGCCAGATGGGCACCCAAACCATTATGGGCGCTCACCTCATAGCAATGTGACTGTAGCTGATTGTGTTCACTGGTGCTTGCCAGGCCCCATTGACACTTGGAATGAGTTCTTGCTTTATATGATGAGGAGGGAAGCTCGGGGGTCTTTCAATGAGAAGCTACAGAATAATATTTCACGAAAAATATGA
- the LOC133698644 gene encoding uncharacterized protein LOC133698644 has product MAGLLAWAADVVGAHGNNHELSEDRIPIVLTEDQQKYVQELDSKASSLSRSIQGLRLRLPSPDISQRLPHILAHSLASNAALALQLNAHSATKEQAQLRKVTLQEENAAYEKAILNCESKLQERMQETDLLLQKLQEMDETEQTLMEELENAETALDARQSGKSVESVVVSETTAEAGPDAEAEKSAILEKLDNKKKELSSMEEIVQDLEKRWVQVQENELKQPTPAQREKLLDKQLHSLMEQLAAKQAQAEGLVGEIHLKEMELERLKGLWRKIESSNVEGNTARNRFGRSTSEKGSASTDYMVDKLPYSTGGRTEHQQRLMLLRSAFVMYILFLNIVVLIKLSF; this is encoded by the exons ATGGCGGGATTGCTGGCGTGGGCAGCAGATGTAGTAGGAGCCCATGGAAACAACCATGAATTATCAGAAGATAGAATCCCAATTGTGTTAACTGAAGATCAACAAAAGTATGTTCAAGAATTAGATTCAAAGGCTTCATCTTTGAGCCGTTCGATCCAGGGTCTACGGCTTAGATTGCCTTCACCTGATATCTCTCAACGTCTACCTCACATTCTTGCTCATTCTCTTGCCTCCAATGCTGCTCTTGCTCTCCAGTTGAATGCTCATTCTGCCACTAAAGAGCAG GCCCAATTAAGAAAGGTGACCCTCCAGGAAGAAAATGCTGCATATGAAAAGGCTATATTAAATTGTGAAAGTAAACTACAGGAGCGAATGCAGGAAACAGATTTACTTCTTCAGAAGCTACAG GAAATGGATGAGACTGAGCAAACTTTGATGGAGGAGCTGGAAAATGCAGAAACTGCATTGGATGCCAGGCAAAGTGGAAAGTCTGTTGAATCAGTTGTTGTATCTGAAACGACAGCTGAAGCTGGACCAGATGCAGAAGCTGAGAAGTCTGCTATATTAGAGAAGTTggataacaagaaaaaagaattg AGTTCAATGGAAGAAATTGTTCAAGATTTAGAGAAAAGGTGGGTGCAAGTTCAAGAGAATGAGCTGAAGCAGCCTACTCCAG CTCAGAGAGAGAAGTTACTGGATAAACAGCTTCATAGTCTAATGGAGCAACTAGCAGCAAAACAG GCACAAGCAGAAGGCCTGGTCGGTGAAATTCATTTGAAAGAGATGGAGCTAGAAAGGTTGAAAGGATTGTGGAGGAAGATTGAGAGTAGCAATGTAGAGGGTAATACCGCCAGGAATCGGTTTGGAAGAAGCACCTCAGAGAAGGGTTCTGCTTCTACAGACTATATGGTTGACAAGCTACCTTATTCCACTGGTGGCCGAACTGAGCACCAACAGAGACTCATGCTTCTGCGGTCAGCTTTTGTTATGTACATCTTATTCTTGAACATTGTGGTCTTAATCAAACTTTCATTTTGA